From a region of the Nitrospinota bacterium genome:
- the mutL gene encoding DNA mismatch repair endonuclease MutL — MSSPISSTKNSRIHVLPEALANQIAAGEVVERPASVVKELVENSIDAGATRIQIDIEAGGKNLIKVTDNGLGMSREDAELAFARHATSKIAHPEDLEVIHTLGFRGEALPSIASVAKVRLSTASDENQGGALVNVEGGTMAAVKDIACPRGTTLEVAHLFYNTPARKKFLKGDSTEFSHISQVVTQQALANPQIQFNLKHNGREIITTLPTDQLLYRIAELFGSDLAKELVTVNRESGSYKLQGYISSPIYTRSNRSAQFCFINQRFIRDKVILHATQQGYSHLLPRGRHPVIFLNLSMDPKLLDVNVHPSKAEVRFAFQQEVHQLVSEEVRNSLSRNEKASLLSSQEEPEYRVSESEASYASPKGQQVHAFLPPSRNDANAYSAHRHQQTLSNAMETLYKPHGEASRSIANADQKAMYYDQKPVPVSSLIFSEFEPLGQLDNSFIVLQGKKGMVIIDQHVAHERILYEQFRDAAKNKKVEVQQLLFPIAVEFSPGESELLGLHLEKLAAWGLELEAFGKNEFLLRSVPAILKNNDHEHILRDIVELLPRQGESQVLQEKYEDILIMMSCRNAIKVNHPMGPDQIAKLISDLERTELPFTCPHGRPIALFYDIEDLLRKFLRK, encoded by the coding sequence ATGTCTTCCCCAATTTCCAGTACAAAAAATTCTAGAATTCATGTTCTTCCCGAAGCATTGGCCAACCAGATCGCCGCCGGTGAAGTGGTGGAACGCCCCGCATCCGTCGTCAAGGAGTTGGTTGAAAATTCCATCGACGCCGGTGCCACGCGCATTCAAATCGATATTGAAGCGGGCGGGAAAAACCTCATCAAAGTGACGGATAATGGCCTGGGCATGTCCAGGGAAGACGCTGAACTGGCCTTCGCACGGCACGCCACCAGTAAGATCGCGCATCCAGAAGATTTGGAAGTCATTCATACCCTCGGGTTTCGTGGTGAAGCGTTGCCCAGCATTGCATCGGTTGCGAAAGTGCGCCTGTCCACCGCGAGCGATGAAAATCAGGGCGGGGCTCTGGTCAATGTTGAAGGAGGGACGATGGCGGCTGTGAAAGACATCGCCTGCCCCCGGGGCACGACCCTGGAGGTCGCGCATTTATTCTACAACACCCCGGCGCGCAAAAAATTTCTTAAAGGCGATTCGACCGAATTCTCGCATATATCACAGGTGGTCACCCAACAGGCACTGGCGAATCCGCAGATTCAATTTAATTTGAAGCACAATGGCCGGGAAATCATCACCACGCTTCCGACGGATCAATTGCTTTACCGAATCGCTGAGCTGTTTGGATCTGATCTGGCTAAGGAACTGGTGACGGTCAACAGGGAATCAGGAAGCTACAAACTACAAGGGTATATTTCCAGCCCCATATACACACGCTCCAATCGGTCGGCACAATTTTGTTTCATCAACCAACGGTTCATACGCGACAAGGTCATTTTGCACGCCACCCAGCAGGGTTACAGCCACCTTTTGCCGAGGGGCCGACACCCGGTGATTTTTCTGAATTTGTCGATGGACCCAAAATTGCTCGATGTGAATGTGCATCCCAGTAAGGCTGAGGTCCGCTTTGCGTTTCAGCAGGAAGTGCATCAACTGGTGAGCGAGGAAGTGAGAAACTCGCTCAGCCGCAACGAAAAGGCGTCTCTGCTGTCCTCGCAGGAAGAACCCGAATACCGTGTTAGTGAAAGTGAAGCCAGTTATGCCTCACCGAAGGGGCAACAGGTTCACGCCTTTCTGCCTCCATCGAGAAATGACGCAAACGCTTACTCAGCGCACAGGCACCAGCAAACCCTGTCGAATGCGATGGAGACGCTTTACAAACCGCATGGCGAGGCATCGCGCTCCATTGCCAACGCGGATCAAAAGGCAATGTATTATGATCAAAAACCCGTTCCTGTTTCCAGTTTGATTTTCTCGGAATTTGAACCGCTGGGGCAACTGGATAATTCCTTCATCGTTCTTCAGGGTAAAAAGGGAATGGTCATTATCGATCAACATGTGGCGCACGAAAGAATCCTGTATGAACAATTTCGTGACGCCGCAAAAAATAAAAAGGTGGAAGTGCAACAGCTTCTTTTTCCAATCGCTGTGGAATTTTCTCCCGGTGAGTCTGAATTGCTGGGCCTGCATTTGGAAAAGCTGGCGGCGTGGGGGCTGGAATTGGAGGCCTTCGGGAAAAACGAATTTCTCTTGCGATCGGTTCCGGCCATCTTGAAGAACAACGACCATGAACACATTCTAAGAGATATTGTCGAGCTGTTGCCGCGTCAGGGAGAGTCGCAAGTTTTGCAGGAAAAATATGAAGACATCCTCATCATGATGTCCTGCCGCAATGCGATCAAGGTCAACCACCCGATGGGGCCAGATCAAATCGCCAAATTGATTTCGGACTTGGAGCGGACAGAATTGCCATTCACCTGTCCGCATGGGCGACCGATTGCGCTCTTTTATGATATCGAGGATTTGCTGAGGAAATTTTTACGCAAATAA
- a CDS encoding helix-turn-helix transcriptional regulator: MTVLAQNLKMIRKNLGHTQMALSNVLDIGFRTYVRYEAGERDAPIALMVKLAKLGNISLDRLLTTELDTEDLKIPDVQKIPATAINLQVIGGSLDDGRLMFKGLKSDFLISTDNSEKKLLTQFRKMDKPKKDKYLVDMEWMLNNGKATFQAGNKKKVAKNVVKANNTARLKKMTKAIKKITLKG; encoded by the coding sequence ATGACCGTCCTGGCACAAAATCTAAAAATGATTCGTAAAAACCTGGGCCATACGCAAATGGCTTTGTCTAATGTTTTAGATATTGGATTCCGAACCTATGTCCGTTATGAAGCGGGCGAAAGAGATGCGCCCATTGCCCTCATGGTAAAACTAGCCAAACTGGGGAATATCTCGCTGGATCGTTTACTGACCACCGAATTGGATACTGAGGATCTGAAAATTCCAGATGTTCAAAAAATACCCGCAACAGCAATAAATTTGCAAGTTATTGGTGGAAGCCTGGATGATGGACGTTTGATGTTCAAGGGATTAAAAAGTGACTTCCTGATCAGCACCGACAATAGCGAAAAAAAGCTTCTGACCCAGTTTAGAAAAATGGACAAACCCAAGAAGGACAAGTACCTGGTTGACATGGAATGGATGCTGAATAATGGCAAAGCAACGTTTCAAGCCGGAAACAAGAAAAAAGTGGCCAAGAACGTGGTCAAGGCTAACAATACCGCCCGTTTGAAAAAGATGACCAAGGCCATTAAAAAAATCACCCTCAAGGGCTGA